The region GGCTGGATCATGAACTGGCAGGGCTTTTTCCATTTAATACGGAGAAGTATTCGTCTAAGAAGGATATTGTGCATGATTGGTTATGGGTATTAAGTCAATCAAAATATGAGGCGTATGTACGTGAGCCTGAAATGTTTAAGCTGTATACAGCGTATATCGATCGGAATCCAGCGGTACTTGTTAGGCACATCGGAGATTTGATAGGGAGCCTAAAGGCAGCTAGTGGCATTGAGGATGATGGACGCTTGTATGCATTTTTGATGGCCTTTTCTTATTTTTCCGC is a window of Bacillus horti DNA encoding:
- a CDS encoding TetR/AcrR family transcriptional regulator, producing the protein METAHRMVIEQGMEKVNLSKVGSELGTTHAAIYKYFSGKEELWTELALSWLDHELAGLFPFNTEKYSSKKDIVHDWLWVLSQSKYEAYVREPEMFKLYTAYIDRNPAVLVRHIGDLIGSLKAASGIEDDGRLYAFLMAFSYFSAPAYADNWLRMDFKAEFESVWKLIEAGVED